The genomic stretch GGGGGCGCGCGATGAAGTTCGGGGTGTCACAATAAGAAAAATTCAACAATTACCATCGTTGAGTGAGGAGAAAGCTAAAATCGCCATGAGGCAACAGAACTTAAAATTCCCAAGGGTGCAGTGGCACAAAGTCGGAGGGATGCTAACCGGAGCAATTCTCGCGATCGCGCTTTATCCGAACGCCCGAGCCGCTGCCCTAACCGACTGGAAGTTCGATCCGAGCAGCCATCAACTCGAACTCAATCTCGGAGCGGGAAGCGTGCCAACCTACTACATTGAAACCGACCCGCCGCGCATTGTCATCGATCTGCCCGATACTCCCCTCAATACCGCCGATCGCGATCGCAGCTATCCCGGTGCAGTGCGTCATATTCTCCTCTCCCCCCTCCCCGCAGGCGGCACTCGCATCGTTCTCGAACTCACCCCAGAGATCGCCTTATCCCCTCAACAAGTACAACTGCAAAAA from Oscillatoria sp. FACHB-1406 encodes the following:
- a CDS encoding AMIN domain-containing protein, with amino-acid sequence MRQQNLKFPRVQWHKVGGMLTGAILAIALYPNARAAALTDWKFDPSSHQLELNLGAGSVPTYYIETDPPRIVIDLPDTPLNTADRDRSYPGAVRHILLSPLPAGGTRIVLELTPEIALSPQQVQLQKIASENASDRWILYPSIISLPASVPASPPAVPPLTIPKIEFGQPWPESPKPPQS